The following nucleotide sequence is from Salvia splendens isolate huo1 chromosome 2, SspV2, whole genome shotgun sequence.
catcatcttcttcaccaaaacCTACCACCAATACAAGAAACAATGTTGCTTGAACAACTCCCaacttcatcctcctcctccagtTCCGGTGCCGGCAGTGAGGACTGGAAAACCTCGCCCCGAGCCCAAGTAGAAAGCCCTAGCCCATCTTCTCAACCACCACCGTAAACCAGCGCCGCCGCTCCATCTCCCGAAGTAGATGAAGAAGCCCAACGACGCCTGGCCAGAATCCTCCAGAGTATGCCCTCCGAGATGGATATCGCGACAGTTTACGCCACCGTGAAAGCCCACCTTGGAATATCCCTGTCAAAGGACCGAGCCACAACTTCCATATCCCAAAATCCTCCCCGACCACCTCCATCTGCCTCCCAAACACAAGCCCCCCTTTCGCACCCCTGAACCTACCCCCGTCGCCCCCCTTGTATAGTATAGTGCGGACGAGtctgaagaagagggaggggcgCAGCCCGCCGCCGTCCCGACCGAAGAAGCATTGTGCGTGCCGCCACCACATGCAGAAGACACGACTACTCCCAACGCTCCGATGCCACCAAATGGCGGAGGCTCCAACTCCCCTACTCTCCTAGGGCCGACACAGCCGATCGAGGTTGTGCACATTGATGACGATTCTACGGAGGACCTTCTGCCTCCCCCAGCGAAATACTACAAAAAAGGGGGGCAGAATGGACCTTCATTCCTCAGGCAGAGGATGAGTCGGTCACGGAGACGGAGGAGGAGCCGCTACGCCGCCGGACGCGCAGAATGGAGATCAACACGCTGATAAAGGAGGTGGAGGCCGAGGTGGCCATCATGCAAAGGGTGGAGGAGGAGCAGGTGGAGAGGCCCCGTGCAGTGCGGAGGCTGTTGGATGAGCCGGAGGAGCCGAAAAACTAAGGAGCCGTTGGGGCGATAAACCAAGAGGCCGGAGAGGCCGAGGCAGTTGAGGACAGCCGTCAGAAGGCTGAAAGGAAGAGAAAAGGGAAGGAGATTGTTCTTCCTCCTCCAAAGAGGATGCACCCCGCAACCTGGGGCATTGAGATTTCTGATGCAAACCAACCTGCCCCACCACAAGAAGGAGAAGAGGGCAGTGATACAGAGGGGGGAGAGCTCCGATGGGCCTGAACATTCCGCAGACAACAAGGGTGACCTGTCGCGCCACCAACCATCGACTATTCCAGACAAATTGTGGTGTTAACCACAGACCTCCTCCAGCGGATGCTGGAATTTGAAAACCCCAAATGGGTTGAGGAGTTCCACCAGAGGGTGACGCCCACGAAGAGGCTGAAGGCCGGTAAGAAACTCCACCAGCCAGCCCTGGAAACTATCCGGGTTGAGGAGAGATTTACCCAGTATATTACTGGGATtggttttgaatggttgttggagatcGAGGATACCTTCGTGCCCAAGGAcctggccaaagaatttttcacGACCTTCCGGTTTACCGGAAGTACAAACTTGGAGGCCAGGAGCGTCTCCTTCCGGGTGTTTGGGCGTGAGCAGACGATAAGCCTGAACGAGTTTTCTGTGAGGATGAGACTCTATACAGAGGCCCAGGTCGCTAGTAGAGAATGGTTCAAGCGCGACATTGGCCTTCCTCAGAGGAAGCCAGAGTTTGAGCAGCAGGTCGTCTGGAAGGCCGTGTGCAACGGACGTGCCCCCGACATTAAAGCCTCTGAGTCTAGAGGAACTCATATTGCTGATCCGGCCCTCCGCCATGCCCAGGTCTACCTTGCctgcaatctccttggccaagcCAATACACTGGCGATCATTACCCTGgccgagctctactttatgtAGAGCATGAAGGAGTAGAGGAGGGTGCACCTTGGCTACTGACTGGCCTACTCTATGAATCAGATTGTCACTCGCCCTGCCCGCCACCTCAACGTCTGCCACCTGCTTAGAGCCTACTTAAGGCGAAATTGGACCCTTGTGCTCCACAGGGACGTAGGGCGTCCCAGCCGTTGCCCTAAGCCCGAATTATTTAACCTGGAATTCTTTGTAAGAATACAAGTACTTGAACGGGTACCTGGCGGGAAGCTTCGCTTCTACGTAAAGGCTATGCAGGAAAAGCAGATAGAGCAGCAGGAGACCATGCGCGAGGATGAAAGGAGGACGGCCGATCGTTCGGAAAGCCCTGAGAAGCAGCAGAGACGAAGGCTGGAGATGATCCCCATGACAGAGCCAAATGAGGCTGCACGGACTAACAATGAATGGAGGCACCGCATAGAGCAAATGCTTACACATCTGGTGGAAAACTCTCATGCCCAGCTGGTTGCTCAAGCTAGGATTCTGGAGGCGATCCGCCAACAGACCCTTGCCAGCCAAccgccacctccctctacaagctctcctccgtCTCAGCGCCCATCATCCTCCCGGCCACCCTCAGCATCTCCTGGTCAACCTCTAAGGAAGCTTTAAGTACAACTCCCCCCGATCTCTACTCATTTCAAgtttcaaaacaattttatttttatttatttttggtatatATAACTGATTTTCTGCTccacctcacacttagacttgtgttgggtctaagtgtgagaagttatgcaTGCTCGTTTTGCTATATTtgcctatgtgttttgtttgttgtttttctgttttgataggcatgtttgattgtaggcactgcctcacacttagcttagtgtctggtctaagtgtaaGAAGTTTTCCTTGGTTTCTGTTGTGTcgttgcctaaccctttttccactgcatccagtccctcgaggacgagttcatatgcagtgggagggttagttccagaAAATAAAAGTCATACATGTTAGAAATTTTGAACACAAAATATCaattagtaataaataggcaatatgcatgaaatcggaTAAGTGGAAGATTTGATTACTTTGGGAAGAGTTAAAGAAATGAatcagtatgtttacatgtagaaacttgattgcaaaaacttgatcagtttgaacgacgcaagtatgatggaaatgcacaatttttttaaaaaaacttactgtgaagcctctctatatgtgagttataagccaaagtagaacattTTCTACTATTGTTACAAAGGAAAaatttttacgagaggctgaattttttatatctagatgaaaattgcacaagtagtaaggactaaaggcttaggacttaaccaatttgagccttttcttttttcgctccacgaacccgcctcgtcaAGCAAGTCACCGCTTAGTTAACcaagttgagcccatacacttttaCCCTTTCTTTGATAACTGAGACCCACATccatatactttttataaatacGTGAGGAAAAGGGGTCAGAGAGATGAGTCATTTCAAAGAAAGGGGTAGTACGacagaaagtaaaaataaaagggtagtcaggttgagcgagttagtcaatcaggttgatcaagtcagatatcaagtaaaaaaaaaattgttgttatcgagaaatgtttgagaaaaagagggcgggaaaagttgtaacctgacccgatAAGTCGAAAGTTAGAAAAAATAAGCCAAAAGTTCAAGGCTAGAagtcgccacttgaccaagtaagatatctagtggcgaaataaatagttcaaatcTTTGATTTCTTGACTCAcgtgttttttctttttacaatttatatttttaaacttagaacccctaggaccctaccttgaTACACCACTATCCTTAAGCCTCATTACACCCGAAACAaggaccttaaggaactatcttgtgcaatccgattcgaggtattaaatttgtggcaataccgagtgaacagtcttaacatctctggtgagaaatgagtgactgagtgaatcgaacagtggtttttaaattgagcaatcttgacgaactgacaccttgatcaagtaaaagcaaaaaggaagaaacataagctgctggcaaatggattgacctcgacctcgggtatgattgttggaaatttattcgatctaattcatctatgtgaatatgtgtttttatttcgagtcttgtttttttcgttttcttttaatgagtaaaccatgcctgaaatttgccttatctttttcttttcttttttctttatacttggggacaagtatgttttaagtgtgagcagtttgataaggctcatttcatgcatcggtttggggtaaaatgtacgctacttgatcggttttatcacgcaaaacaagtgttaaatgtgcagaaatgccacttgaccaaggcaacaaggccagactgatcaagcaagtataATAGGGGAAAAAGGCCAGAAAGTAGGGGaattgatcaaggggagtaatcaagcatcaaggaggggaccgctggcttccagaagaaggacacatgaggctatgagttggatggtgcgcaacattctgttatcaaggacaacgttctagaaggggacacgtgctgatatatgagacgcaaggacggagctaaGTCACGAATCTGTAACAggaaagcgtcgtcattctagaaggaaagcacgtagcaatcaatgagtcgctcattctcagcatgagcgaatattccctgccaagatcgttatccagctggaagtcatgccaagcctataaatagaggatgtgccaccacgcaAAAGAGatctgatcctttactttccgtctttagtttagtttagtttagtttagctctctagtctagttcagttctctagatagcttagataaagtaacgcttagttagaaagggcgatcgaaggagcgctgcagaatacatgatatctgtcggcgtattcttaaatttcccgccgaggacctccccggttttacttgctttcgtatttccgaagtgttagcttagtttaaatttcacgctgtactgttctgagttttagttttaatcaaagctgttttcgttttcatcatgGTGTTTATTGTTTCAcatagttaattttcattccactCTGAAATTCGCTTGACCTagtagttaaaatttccttgatcaagttagtgacttaaattctgtctagagtaaaaatcagtagttaaaaactcccaagttaaagcgtggcagcagccaaccccatGTTAACTACTCACACACTTAATACActaacttctctgtgggatcgaacccgaacttgccgctttactgttaaagtagtgcaaaattgggagtttataaattatattggtggcgtgcgatagcgagatcaacttgatcaagtggcaacaaCATTTGttaactgatccatccggttcagttatctcttccatataacttgaatccaAGAGAAAATGACCGCGATCGTTAGGCCAGCCagttacttaaagcctaatttaagcatattatttttataaaagaaCGTCGTCGCACGACGAGTAATCCCAAGTCAGGAAGCgcccgtttgaaagagttaagcaggcgaggtgggcttcttttctttGAGAAATGTGATTTATGTGAAAATGTGaatattttgaatgagttgtcatgcccagttttttttatttatgattgcctatctgttggctatgccaaccagttaaatcgaattcgggccCCAGTAGGGCCgaaaaccctactcggactagtgtacacacagggaccgtgagctagcgccagcgttgaccggtccagtgacgttggaatgtggccacattcccggctCCCCAGAATagatatggtatatcatcagaagtttaaatgactgcagtctatttttaGAAAGAATCAACAGTTTAGGTGACTGGGACTTATTTCAGAAAAACCCCCGTGTTCACTCAAGTTGGCTGACgactaaaagagaaaatattttcggcatgaacccactgagtgcatcaagtactcagccctgcatattgttttccttaatgtgcaggttgatcgttgtCGAAGCTGAGGAGGTGTTGGGAGAGAAGATTGAATAAGTAGGAAGAAAGCTGATATAGTATGTCTTCGTACATATTACAtatgtcttggtactcttccgttacGCAAATTTAGAACTTGTTTTTAGCGAAGACAATTGtcccataactactctgattcagtatgatttgtaccctcaacacatttcagacaatgtttcctttgaattaagcatcttatgatgagttgagacggTTTCAGTAAGATTTAGTCgcgatatagctacactttctttgactagggagatgtggtcgtgacaatgtgagtggaataagttaatggaatgtaagATCCACTTACCatatatagtaaaaatgaaataagacaTTTATTAACGGACGGACGGAAAGTAAAAATAAGACATTTAATGACGAACGAAGGGACTATGATGTAACACAGGATATGTATGACTTGGGAGTGTGGGAAATCGCATGAGTTACATATGCTTTTAAACTCTAgtcaataaaataatatttgacCTTATAAAAaccttatttaattatatagaaCCAACCTAGTATATGGACTATACTTTTCGTTCTTGATTATATGAACACACCAAATTATTCGAGACTAAAAAAATCTGAAATGCTTTTATCTTTCACACTTTATTATTGCAGTACTAAAACTCTGAAAGCGTTTATCTTAATATTCCTCCgtctcataagaatatgcactctttctatattaatccgtcccacaagaatatgcactttctaattttggaaactcttttatctctaataaAGTGGGGATCCATTCTGCACAATactttatatatattttctttcgatctctctcttattttacaaatttcgtattaaaactcgtgtcaaacccaaagtacatattctttggagatggagggagtattagattaattataaatttataatctttctaattaaataaataaatgtagcGCATTTTTAGAGAAACGTTTGTTCGTGCCATGCCACTCTCACAGACCTCACTCTCTCTTTAGCTTAGAAGCAAAACCCTAAATGGGGTTCAATTCGCTGCCAGTAGATTGATCTTCTTCCTTGTTAAATTAACCTGTGATCCCCTGCTTCACTCGCACAAACTCTAATCCAACACAGTTCCACTCTGTCAAAGGCAGGCACCTTGgatttttgtcattttctttttaataacgTGTAATATTGAACATTTATTTGAGATTCAATGAAGGACAATGGCTATAACTTATTTGATTTACGGTTACTCAACCTACGTTGAAAGTGAGTTTTTTCTCGTCGAGTTGTTTGGGTGATTTTATTAATCTTCAAGAACTGATTTTTCTGCATAACTGATAGTCAATGTTTCGATTTTTATGAGTTTGGAGCTGCAATATTCAATTTTTGCTAACTGTGTTTTTCGTGGATTTTAGTAATTTGTTTATGTTTCTACGTTTCTGTTGTTGATTTGAGCTTTTATTTGTTTGTGGAATGAGCAGTTTTTGTATGGGGATATTGAGCTTGTGAAGAATCACTTATCTGAATTGGGTACAAGGTCGATGATTGGGGGTAATGAAAATTCGTTTGGAGATGTTTTTGAGAAGGAAATGGTTTTCGAGCTCCGTGAACAGCGGAAGCAAGATTCTGATGATCTTGAAAAGGAGCTAAATTTGTACAGGAGTGGATCGGCTCCACCTACTGTGGATGGTTCGCGGAGTGCAGTTGGGGGAGTGTTTAGCCACAGTGCTGGTGCGAGTGGTCCGGCTTTTGCTGATTTCACGGAAAGCAGTGGCAATGGGTTCATGTCGGAAGAGGAACTTAGGTCTGATCCCGCGTATTTATCTTATTATCACTCGAATGTCAATTTGAACCCGAGGCTGCCACCACCTCTTATTCCGAGGGAGGATTTGAGGTTTGCTCAGAGGTTTCAAGGAGGGAGTTCTGccattggtgataggaggaagGTCAGTAGAGATGATAGTGGCAATGGTGTGAGATCCGTGTTTCCATCGCCATATAGTTTCAACTCGAACAAGCAGGAGAGTGAGGACTTGGACAGGCTGCAGGGTCATGTGGAGTGGGGCGCTGACGGACTAATTGGATTTCCTGGATTAGGACTAGGTAGCAAGCAAAAGAGTATTGTAGAGATATTTAAGGTTAGTATACTGCTACATTGCTCTTTCTGGTCATGCTGTCCCTTGTTTCTTAAATCAGACGTTTCTTTCTTCTCGATACATGGCTTGAGGTACTGGGATTTTCCAGCTTCTTATGTTACAATTCGATTGTAGGTTTTTAAATGTTGTAATGATACAAATGCAACTTTCTTAAATCAGACGATTCCCATGCCATATCACATGCAcataattttatgggacggagggagtagtagtttaGTAGTAGTAGGTGACACAGAATTCAGAGATGCTATCGCAACTTGATTTGCTTGATCTGGTTATCATTGTTATGGTAGAAATGTATGTTCTTTTTCATTCCCAATATGCTTGCAGCTTGGATTATTCTctcatttcctttttcaattGAATGTCAAGATAATGGTTTTTTACTTATCTTTCTCCAATATGCCCTTATAGCCATACTTTTTCTGTTTCTGCTACCGGATTTTCTAGGTTTCTCTTGTTATTGTCTGTGGGAATAAAGTtacgattttttttcttttcccctTTGAAGTTTCGTCCATCTCAAACCATCATGATGTTGCTGTAGGTTGTATACTGTTCTAGtgtcttattttttctttctgtttATGCAGGATGACTTTAGCTGTGCTACTCTGAATTCTACGAACCCTTCTAGACCGGCCAGCAGAAGTGCTTTTGATGAGAATGTCAATGCTTTGAGCTCATCAGCAGAAGCTGATTTGGCTCATCTTTATGGAGATTTTACATCCTCGGACCCATCACTCTCAGCTTCAAATATGCAAAGTTCAACAGGTGTTCAGCATTGTGGAGGACCTTCTTCATATTCTTATGCTGCTGCTTTGGGTGCATCCTTGTCAAGAAGCTCAACATCCGATCCTCAACGAATTGCAAGAGCTCCCAGCCCTTGCCCAACTCCTATTGGTGGAGGCAGGGCTGGGAATACAGAAAAAAGAAGCATTAATAATGCCAGCCCCTTTGGAGGAGTATCTTCTCACTCAAAGGATACTGACGATCTCGTTGCTGCCTTATCGGGAGTGAACCTCTCGAATGGCATCATGGATGAGGAGCATCATTTATCCTCTCATAATGAGCCTAATGCGGATGgtcataaaaattatattttatctatGCAAGGAGGCCAAGATAACGTTAGACAACACATGTATAAGAATAATCAAGAACTTAGGCAGTCAAATATGTCTTCTTCACCTCAACCAGCAAACACAAGCACCTCTGATTCTGTTCTAAGCAACGGATATATGTCACATCTCAGTAATAATGCATATCTTCAAGGTGAGCTTCAAGAAAACGGTGTTCCTTCGAGTAACATCTACAGAAAAGGATCTTCTAGTGTTGCAGTGAACGGCGGAGGTGGCATACTTCCTCAGTATCAGCTTTTGGGTACTCCCAATTCATCATTTTCAAATCATAGAAGTGCCTATCCTATGAGTCCAATCTATGGTCAACTTGGGAGCCCCAATTTGCCTCCCCTCTTTGAGAATGCTGCTGCTGCATCTGCTATGGCTGCATCTGGAATGGACTCCAGAATGTTGCGAGGATCAAATAAAATTCCTGAGCTGAATCTGAGCAGGATAAGTAACCAGATGAATGGGAGTGTGCTGCAGGCACCTTTTGTTGACCCTTTGTATCTTCAGTACTTGAGAACGACTGAATACTCTGCAGCACAAGTTGCAGCTCTTAATAATCAATCTGTTGACAGGAATTACATGGGTGATTCATACTTGGACCTGCTTCAGAAGGCCTATCTTGGAAATTTGTTGCCTTCTCCGAATTCAGAGTATGGTGTTCCATTGGGTGGAAAAAGTGGTGTATCTAGTCCTCATGGTTACTATGGAAATCCTGCTTTTGGAGTTGGAATGTCATATCCTGGCAGTCCCTCAGCAAGCCCAGCAATTCTGCATTCATTTGGAGGACCTGGTAGCCCCATCAGGCATGGTGAATTCAATAGATACCCTGGCGGGATTAGAAATGCAACTGGGGGAATCATTGGACCCTGGCACTTGGACCCTAGCTTCAGTTCTTCTCTGCTGGAAGAGTTCAAGAGCAATAGAGCTAGATGCTTTGAGCTTTCAGAGATCACTGGCCATGTTGTTGAGTTCAGgtatataattttttgaaattgtgATGGTCTAATAGAGAAGATTGATATCtgatttattttcaatttaacaTCAAGCGCTGATCAATACGGGAGCCGATTCATTCAACAAAAGCTTGAAACTGCCACAACAGAAGAGAAGTGCATGGTTTTCGAGGAAATTTTTCCTCAAGCTCTTGTACTAATTACAGATGTGTTTGGTAATTATGTAGTCCAAAAGGTACCTAAAATACTTGGCCAGTCATTAAGTTAACCTATTTTACTTAATTGGGTCTTCTATTTATAGACCTTTTTAGTACAGGAGCTGATCATTTCTCTTGCCAGTTTTTTGAACATGGCCTGCCATCACAAAGAAGAGAATTAGCCAGTGAACTTTTTGGACATGTACTGACACTAAGCCTCCAGATGTATGGTTGCCGAGTGATACAAAAGGTAGCATTTATGATTTTGTGAACTAAACATAAGATATGCATCTCAAATCCTACTGGATAACTTTCTTGCTTATGTATAAAATCCCCATTTAAGACATAAAAGTGCAAATTTTTATCAAATGTGTTACTTTTAATTTAACTTGAGGCACTTATTCTTCCAAAAAATACTCTTTTTGTTGTTGAAGTGGGTAATGTTATGCAATTATGCAGGCAATAGAAGTTATTAATGTTGATCAGAAAATCAAAATGGTTGAAGAGCTGGATGGGCATGTCATGCGATGTGTTCGTGATCAAAATGGAAATCATGTCATTCAGAAGTGCATTGAGTGTGTTCCTGAGGAGCATATTCAATTTGTTGTGTCAACATTTTTTGATCAAGTTGTCACCCTCTCCACTCATCCATATGGCTGCCGTGTGATCCAGGTTAGGGAAAAGTTTATGGTCTTTCTGTCCTTTTTGACCTTGATTCATGCTGAAATATCACTTTAATTGTGAGATGCTTTTGTATCTGCAGAGAGTTCTCGAGCACTGTAAGGATGAAAACACCCAGATGAAAATGATGGAAGAGATTATGGGGTCCGTAAGCATGCTAGCACAGGATCAGTATGGGAATTATGTTGTTCAGGTTTGTAATATTGCACTGTTGAGTCATACCATACTTGTAGCCTTGTGTATGGTGGAGGTGCTGATGAGGTACTATGTAGATGCAAGAGGGCTTGTTGCATgcatgctttaaaatttaagttttgTTTTAAAGTTTTACCTGGAGAACTTCAAATATAGGTGTACACACCTAGGTTCCATATTGATTCTGATTCCATAGTACCAGTATCCCTGAAGTCTGTCTCTTCTTCCACTTTGCAACCTTTGCTAATTTACAATCCTCTTACTCAGAATTATTTATGTTATCTTTCAATAAATGCAAATTGTACCCTTTTCTCTTTGCTTCCTCAAAAGTGCACAGGTACACAGATAGGGGTAGGTAGGAGTTTATAATACAATTTTACATCTGTGCTACATTTTCAAAGTTCCATAGTACTATTCGCTGTGCTGTGGTGATTCTCTTGTTAAAGTGCTTTATTTAAGCTCTTGCAGTCATTCAATACTAGTCCACTgacatattatttctttctctGGTTATGGAATCATTGGTATTCTAACAAATGTATCTTCGAACTGGTTAGTTGGTGAAGGAACTTTTCTTTTAATAATTTCCATATTGATATTGTAGCATGTACTCGAGCATGGGAAGCCACATGAGCGAACAACCATAATTCAGGAATTAGCTGGAAAGATAGTTCAGATGAGCCAGCAGAAATTTGCATCGAATGTTGTTGAGAAATGCTTGACTTTTGGTGACCCAAGCGAACGTCAGTTCCTGGTGACTGAGATGCTTGGTACAACTGATGAAAATGAACCGCTTCAGGTTATAGTCCTTTTGATTTCCAATAATGGAGTTGAGCAACTTACATTTAATCACTTATTTGCCATCAACAATCACACTATCACAGTAATATTATTGGTTCAAGGGTTTATATTTGCTTTTGTCCCCATGCTACTTCTGGAATGGAACTCTAAATAAAACGGTTTACCTTGAAAATTTAGTGGGAATTCAAATCCTTCCACCAATAACAGAAAAATACCACACTGCATTGTCAAGTCTCCAGATATCTCCCCTGCCTTTGTCATGGGAAATGGTTGTCTAGACATAGAAATAAATGGTCCGAGGAACTCTGGTTTGGTCAATATTAGAATCCAGATTCATAACTGTTGTTCTTATGTTTATCTTTTCAATTAAGCATGGGTAATAGGAGTAGTACTATAGTGATGAATCAAACATCTAATTTCGGTATTTATTCTGTCAAATTTACTTTATGTTAATTCTTCTTTCTAACCAGTCTCTGCTACCAGGCTATGATGAAAGACCAGTTTGCAAACTATGTCGTACAGAAAGTGCTTGAGACATGTAGCGATCAGGAGCGTGAACTGATCATGGGTAGAATTAAGGTCCATCTGAATGCACTAAAGAAATACACATATGGGAAGCATATAGTAGCTCGTGTAGAGAAACTTGTTGCCACTGGTGGTATGCATATCCTAACCATTCCAGTTGTATATTCTCCACATGATTCTTGAAACTGGTCCATTCCAAAACTATGATTCTGGCAAAATGATATATATTCTGCTGTCTTGGCAGAGAGGAGAatcgctgctgctgctgccgctgccgctgctcagACCTCAAATGCTGTGTAGACGTGCTGTAGGAAAGTTGTACAGCTAATTCAGCCTAGTTTGGCTAGTCGTGGTTTCTCGTCACCTTAATCGTGTTTGCTCGTGCAAATCTTTCTTTCGGGTATGAACTTAATTGCAAATAAAGAAGTTAGCTGTACTGGAAAGTACGTAC
It contains:
- the LOC121791178 gene encoding pumilio homolog 2-like, which codes for MIGGNENSFGDVFEKEMVFELREQRKQDSDDLEKELNLYRSGSAPPTVDGSRSAVGGVFSHSAGASGPAFADFTESSGNGFMSEEELRSDPAYLSYYHSNVNLNPRLPPPLIPREDLRFAQRFQGGSSAIGDRRKVSRDDSGNGVRSVFPSPYSFNSNKQESEDLDRLQGHVEWGADGLIGFPGLGLGSKQKSIVEIFKDDFSCATLNSTNPSRPASRSAFDENVNALSSSAEADLAHLYGDFTSSDPSLSASNMQSSTGVQHCGGPSSYSYAAALGASLSRSSTSDPQRIARAPSPCPTPIGGGRAGNTEKRSINNASPFGGVSSHSKDTDDLVAALSGVNLSNGIMDEEHHLSSHNEPNADGHKNYILSMQGGQDNVRQHMYKNNQELRQSNMSSSPQPANTSTSDSVLSNGYMSHLSNNAYLQGELQENGVPSSNIYRKGSSSVAVNGGGGILPQYQLLGTPNSSFSNHRSAYPMSPIYGQLGSPNLPPLFENAAAASAMAASGMDSRMLRGSNKIPELNLSRISNQMNGSVLQAPFVDPLYLQYLRTTEYSAAQVAALNNQSVDRNYMGDSYLDLLQKAYLGNLLPSPNSEYGVPLGGKSGVSSPHGYYGNPAFGVGMSYPGSPSASPAILHSFGGPGSPIRHGEFNRYPGGIRNATGGIIGPWHLDPSFSSSLLEEFKSNRARCFELSEITGHVVEFSADQYGSRFIQQKLETATTEEKCMVFEEIFPQALVLITDVFGNYVVQKFFEHGLPSQRRELASELFGHVLTLSLQMYGCRVIQKAIEVINVDQKIKMVEELDGHVMRCVRDQNGNHVIQKCIECVPEEHIQFVVSTFFDQVVTLSTHPYGCRVIQRVLEHCKDENTQMKMMEEIMGSVSMLAQDQYGNYVVQHVLEHGKPHERTTIIQELAGKIVQMSQQKFASNVVEKCLTFGDPSERQFLVTEMLGTTDENEPLQAMMKDQFANYVVQKVLETCSDQERELIMGRIKVHLNALKKYTYGKHIVARVEKLVATGERRIAAAAAAAAAQTSNAV